From the Thermus brockianus genome, the window TGGTCTGGGGGGAAACGTGGCGTCGGAATACGCACCCAACGCCTTGTTGGGAGCGGGGGTGTTGCAGCGGATTCGTCCTTCTGGGGGATATTTTGGCGGCAGCGGGTTCTGAGGGGGAGGGGCATCGGAGGCGGTGGCGGAGCTCATGCTTCATCCTCAAATGCGTGGGGGTGGGGAGGTGCGGAACGAGTCGCGGGCGTGGGGTCAGTGGGCAAAGGTGTACCGGTTGCGTGGGGGGTATATAGGGAAGCGCAATCCGCACACGGCCTTGATGCGGACCCTTTTGGAGCTCATTCCCCATGGGCTCAGGGGTCTCCTCTCCCTCCTGCCTCCACCGTCGGGGTACTAGGCGATTTTTTAGGCAAGCCCCAAAGCAGGGCTTTACCCAAAACTCCTTCCTCGCCCTCCCTTAGCCTGCTTCAAGAGTTCTTGGGTGACTTCATAGTTGAGCAGGCGAACCAGGCCCCTCAGGAGCAGGTACGGACCATCCCTCTCGCTGGGCAGCCCCAGCTTGCCCCCGAGCTGCAAAAGAAACCCCTTGAACGGATCCCCCAACCGCTCAACTTCCCAAAGGAACACCGCCAGCCCCAGCAAAACCGCCACCACCTTCCGGATCCGGGCAAGCCCCCGCACCTGGAAGGTCTCAAGCCCCAGCCCCGTCTTCAAAAGCCGGAAGAACCGCTCCACCTCCCACCGCCTGCGGTACGCCTCCACCACCTGCGCCGCCTCCTCCCTCCCCCTCACCGGCAAGCTGGTCAGTAGCCACCACTCCCCACGCCGCCCCAGGGCTGGCACCCGGCAGACCACCAGGTGGAGCCGCCTCCCCTCCACCTCCACCTCCCTCCATCCGAAGTGGAGCCGCACCCGCTGGTACCTGCCCCCTACCCTCAGCTCCACCTCCTCCCCACAGGGAAGGGCCAGGGAAGAAGCCACCTTCGCCAGAGAACCCCCCTCCCCAAGCTTCCGGTCCCGGTAGACCCGCACCACGAACTCCTCCCCCAGGGCCAGCACCTGCCCAAACACCTTCCGGTCGTCAAACCCCCGGTCCGCCACATACACCAGCCTCCTGCCCACGCCCCCCAATCGCTCCCGGGCCGCCTCAATGGCTCCCTCCACCTCCTTGGGCAGGCTGGCAAACCCCCTCTCCCCGTAGGCCACCAGGTGGGCGTACCCCAGGGCCAGCCGCCCCGCGGGGTCCAACCCCAGGGCGGTGAGGAGCTCGTACCCGGGCCGCCTATCCTTCCCCACCCGGGCTATCCCCTCCAGGGCCCGGGCATAGGGCTTGGCCACCGGGCTCAGGTCCAGGAGGACCAGAACCTCCTCACCCTCCAGGGCAGTCGCGCTCTCCTGATAGACCCGGTCAAGGAGGGCTTCTGCCTCCACCCGTGGGTTGGACAGGAAGCGGTAAAGGGCTTTGGCCTGGTGGAAGCGGTTCTGGAGGGGAGAAGGGAGCGAGGCCACCATCTCGCTCACCCGGGCTGAGCCTGCGGCCAAGGCGCCCCGCACCACCTCTTCAAACCGTCGGTGGAGGCGCTTATCGGGGGAAAACGCTCGCAAAACGGCCCGTGAACTCCTGGAGCCTGGCCTCGGCCACCTTGAGCATGTCCATGGATCACCCCCGGTACCAGATACGGGCTGCGCCCGCAAGGGGAGATTTACCACGAAACGGAGATGTGGGTAAAGTCCTCCCAAAGAACTTGACAAACAACCCACCGAGGCGTATTATGCCTTCAAGAGGCAGACCGATGTGAAAGGCAACGATTCGCGGTCAACTCTGGGGGGCCCGTGCTCAGGACTGGGCTACCTACGCGGGGTGGGTGTGCTTGCCGCTGTTGGGCGCAGCTTTGGATGCCGCACGGGTAACCAGAGGCATACGCCTAGTCGATGCCGGGTGCGGCGCGGGACTGCTGTCGGTCCTGGCGAGCCTTCGCAGTACGCAGGTGAGCGCCCTCTAGGCCGCACCGCGGCTTGTGACGATCGTACGGCAGCGGTTGCCCGGGGCCGATGTCCAAGGAGGATCTGGAGGAGTTCCCCTTCGCCAACGCCTGCTTCAACACCGTCGTGGCTGTCAACAGCGTCTTTTACGCAGCGGATAGGGCGACCGCCATGCGCAGGCGCGTGCGTGTTACCCGGCGTAGCAGGCGGTCGTCACGGCCTGGAGGCCACTCGAGAAGTGCGAATTCTTACTGAACGGTGTGCCTAATTCACGGAAAAGGAGAAGCCAATGTTCGATGCAATTGACGAAGTAACACAGGTCGTTCACGCATTCGCGGAATGCTGGAACCGGCATGACATGAACGCATTTGCCGAGCTGTTTGCACCAGATGCGGAGTTCGTCAATGTGGTGGGCCTCTGGTGGAAAGGAAGAGATGAAATCAAGAAGGCCCATGAGTTCACGCACGCAACTATGTTCAAGAACAGCCGGTTGACTATCGAGAACGTGTCGGTCCGGTTCCCTCAGGAGGACATCGCCATTGCCAGAGTGCGCTGGGTCCTCGAGGGTCACGTTTCCCCTGAGGGAGCGCCACTTCCCGCACGCAACGGAATCCTTCTCAACGTGCTTTGTCGCACCCCTGGAGGATGGGTGATCATCGATTCACAGAACACAGATATCGTCGAGGGCGCACTCTCTCGTCCTCAATGAGGGGCAAGGCATCGCTTTGGATCGGGGCCTGGCTCCCAACCCCTCCATCGAGAGGGCAGTTTGCAAGACGCCGTAAGCTGCCGCTCATGTCAAACGTTGGGCGGCTTGACTAACCGGTGGCCTGCGAGCCCCATCACTTCTACATCAGGTACATCAGGAGTTGAGCTTTGGATTGCTACACATGTTGAAGACGTTTCGTTTGAAGGGGAAGGGCGACGCCGGGAGGAGTTCGCGTTATAGGGGTGTTCAGAACGTTTTCGGGGACACCCTTCCCCTGAAGCCAGATCGGGCTTGCCTTGTACAAGGCAAGCCCAGCCTGGCTTGACTTTGCCCCGCCTACCCCGGACGATGGAAAGGATGGTAAGCCGCATCCGCAACTTCTCCATCATCGCCCACGTGGACCACGGGAAGTCCACCCTGGCCGACCGCATCCTGCAGATGACCCACGCCGTGAGCGAGCGGGAGATGCGGGAGCAGTTTCTGGACTCCTTAGAGCTAGAGAGGGAGCGGGGCATCACCATCAAGGCCAGCGCGGTGCGGGTCAACTACCAGGCCAAGGACGGGCAGACCTACATCTTCCACCTCATTGACACCCCGGGGCACGTGGACTTCACCTACGAGGTGTCCCGGGCCTTGGCGGCGGTGGAGGGGGTGCTCCTGGTGGTGGACGCAAGTCAGGGGGTAGAGGCCCAGACCATCGCCAACTTCTACCTGGCCCTGGAGCACAACCACGTGATCATCCCGGTCATCAACAAGATTGACCTGCCCAACGCCCGGCCCCTGGAGGTGGCCCTGGAGGTGGAGGAGGTCCTGGGCATCCCCGCCGACGAGGCCATCTTCGCCTCGGGCAAGACGGGGGAGGGCGTGGAGGAGATTCTCGAGGCCATCGTGAAGCGCATCCCCCCACCCCAAGGGGACCCCGAAGCCCCCCTCAAGGCCCTCATCTTTGACTCCCTTTACGACGCCTACCAAGGCGTCATCCCTTACCTCAGGGTCTTTGAGGGTACGGTGCGCCCCGGAGATAGGATCCGCATCTTCTCCACGGGGAAGGAGTTCGTGGTGGACAAGGTGGGCATCTTCACCCCGCAAGGCCTCGTGCCCACGGAAAGCCTCTCCGTGGGGGAAGTGGGCTGGCTCACCGCCGCCATCCGGGACATCCACGACGTCCAGGTGGGGGACACCATCACCCTGGCCCACCGGCCCACCCCCACCCCCTACCCCGGGTTCCGCCCCGCCAAGCCCGTGGTCTTCGCCGGGCTTTACCCGGTGGATTCCGGGGACTACAACAAGCTAAGGGACGCCCTGGAGAAGCTTAAGCTCAACGACGCCGCCCTCTCCTTTGAGCCGGAGACCTCCACCGCCCTGGGCTTTGGCTTCCGCTGCGGTTTCTTGGGCCTCCTCCACGCCGAGATTGTCCAGGAGAGGCTTGAGCGGGAGTTCGGCCTAGAACTCATCGCCACCGCCCCCAGCGTGGTCTACAAGGTGCGGCTCAAAAGCGGGGAGGAAACGGAAATCCACAACCCCGCCGACCTCCCCGACCCCACCAAGATAGAGGAGATCTTCGAGCCGTACGTGAAGCTCACCATCTTCACCCCGGAGGAATACGTGGGGAGCATCATGCAGCTCGTACAGGAAAAGCGGGGGCGCCTCCTGAGCATGAACTACCTGCCCGGGGCCCAGAAGCGGGTGGAACTGGTCTACGAGGCCCCCTTCGCCGAAATCCTCTACGATTTCCACGACCGCCTAAAAAGCCTCTCCCGGGGCTACGCCTCCATGGACTACGAGCAGGCGGGCTACCAACCGGGGGACCTGGTAAAGGTGAACGTGCTGGTCCACGGGGAGGTGGTGGACGCCCTCACCTTCATCGCCCACCGGGAAAAGGCCTACAGCATGGCCCGGGCCATCGTGGACAAGCTGGCCGAAGTGATCCCAAGGCAACTCTTTGAGGTGCCCATCCAGGCG encodes:
- a CDS encoding SgcJ/EcaC family oxidoreductase; protein product: MFDAIDEVTQVVHAFAECWNRHDMNAFAELFAPDAEFVNVVGLWWKGRDEIKKAHEFTHATMFKNSRLTIENVSVRFPQEDIAIARVRWVLEGHVSPEGAPLPARNGILLNVLCRTPGGWVIIDSQNTDIVEGALSRPQ
- the lepA gene encoding translation elongation factor 4 — translated: MERMVSRIRNFSIIAHVDHGKSTLADRILQMTHAVSEREMREQFLDSLELERERGITIKASAVRVNYQAKDGQTYIFHLIDTPGHVDFTYEVSRALAAVEGVLLVVDASQGVEAQTIANFYLALEHNHVIIPVINKIDLPNARPLEVALEVEEVLGIPADEAIFASGKTGEGVEEILEAIVKRIPPPQGDPEAPLKALIFDSLYDAYQGVIPYLRVFEGTVRPGDRIRIFSTGKEFVVDKVGIFTPQGLVPTESLSVGEVGWLTAAIRDIHDVQVGDTITLAHRPTPTPYPGFRPAKPVVFAGLYPVDSGDYNKLRDALEKLKLNDAALSFEPETSTALGFGFRCGFLGLLHAEIVQERLEREFGLELIATAPSVVYKVRLKSGEETEIHNPADLPDPTKIEEIFEPYVKLTIFTPEEYVGSIMQLVQEKRGRLLSMNYLPGAQKRVELVYEAPFAEILYDFHDRLKSLSRGYASMDYEQAGYQPGDLVKVNVLVHGEVVDALTFIAHREKAYSMARAIVDKLAEVIPRQLFEVPIQAAIGGKIIARATVKALRKDVLAKCYGGDVTRKKKLLEKQKEGKKRLKAIGKVEVPQEAFLAVLSAGKDEP
- a CDS encoding transposase; this encodes MRGALAAGSARVSEMVASLPSPLQNRFHQAKALYRFLSNPRVEAEALLDRVYQESATALEGEEVLVLLDLSPVAKPYARALEGIARVGKDRRPGYELLTALGLDPAGRLALGYAHLVAYGERGFASLPKEVEGAIEAARERLGGVGRRLVYVADRGFDDRKVFGQVLALGEEFVVRVYRDRKLGEGGSLAKVASSLALPCGEEVELRVGGRYQRVRLHFGWREVEVEGRRLHLVVCRVPALGRRGEWWLLTSLPVRGREEAAQVVEAYRRRWEVERFFRLLKTGLGLETFQVRGLARIRKVVAVLLGLAVFLWEVERLGDPFKGFLLQLGGKLGLPSERDGPYLLLRGLVRLLNYEVTQELLKQAKGGRGRSFG